From Myxococcales bacterium, the proteins below share one genomic window:
- a CDS encoding serine acetyltransferase produces the protein MSSPELSSLVQSLVVSYRSDPRGHRIGRRFLPSKTQIVEILELSLTVLFPGYYGPLEVTEENVSFYVGEKLVRLREKLAHEIEQCLCHAAEAETAGAPGGQGEIDDCSSHAKKLATMLVERLPVLRGMLLDDMQAAYDGDPAAQSLDEIVLSYPGFLAVVVYRIAHELFEMGVPLMPRIMSEWAHERTGCDIHPGARIGRRFFIDHATGTVVGETSVIGDGVKLYQGVTLGALSHPRDELGRVIRNVKRHQTVEDEVTIYANATVLGGATVVGRGALVGGSVFVTRSVPAGSRIALKAPELSVRQVREAAEWVLDFEI, from the coding sequence ATGTCGAGCCCCGAGCTGTCCTCGCTCGTCCAGTCCCTCGTCGTAAGCTACAGGAGCGATCCTCGTGGGCACCGCATCGGGCGCCGGTTCCTCCCGTCGAAGACGCAAATCGTCGAGATCCTCGAGCTCTCCCTCACGGTGCTCTTCCCGGGGTACTACGGGCCGCTCGAGGTCACCGAGGAGAACGTGTCATTTTACGTGGGAGAGAAGCTCGTGCGGCTCCGCGAGAAGCTCGCGCACGAGATCGAGCAGTGCCTCTGCCACGCCGCCGAGGCCGAGACGGCAGGGGCTCCGGGAGGCCAGGGCGAAATCGACGACTGCTCGAGCCACGCGAAGAAGCTCGCCACCATGCTCGTCGAGCGTTTGCCCGTGCTGCGAGGCATGCTGCTCGACGATATGCAGGCCGCGTACGACGGCGACCCCGCGGCGCAGAGCCTCGACGAGATCGTGCTTTCGTACCCGGGGTTCCTCGCGGTCGTCGTCTACCGCATCGCCCACGAGCTCTTCGAGATGGGCGTCCCGCTCATGCCACGCATCATGTCCGAGTGGGCGCACGAGCGGACGGGCTGCGACATCCACCCGGGAGCGCGCATCGGTCGGCGCTTCTTCATCGACCACGCGACGGGCACGGTCGTCGGCGAGACGAGCGTCATCGGCGACGGCGTGAAGCTCTATCAGGGCGTCACGCTCGGCGCGCTCTCCCACCCGCGCGACGAGCTCGGGAGGGTCATCCGAAACGTGAAGCGCCACCAGACCGTGGAGGACGAGGTCACGATCTACGCGAACGCGACGGTCCTCGGCGGCGCCACGGTCGTCGGCCGAGGCGCGCTCGTCGGCGGCTCGGTGTTCGTCACACGTTCGGTGCCCGCAGGGTCGCGCATCGCCCTGAAGGCTCCGGAGCTCTCGGTCCGCCAGGTGCGCGAGGCCGCGGAGTGGGTGCTCGACTTCGAGATCTAG
- a CDS encoding ParB/RepB/Spo0J family partition protein has protein sequence MSQDKRRALGRGLDALLPAAQAPAKVTSAYGDKSVFSCAIDKLVPQKGQPRRHFDGEKLDELAASIREHGLIEPIAVRRAPGQEGVFEIIAGERRFRASQRAGLKEVLVVVKDVSPKAAFELAIIENVQREDLNPVELAEALERLVKEHGYTQESLGERLGKNRTTIANSMRLLKLPVDVREKIVTGELSEGHGRALLGCDDPKLLGELAQKVIRGKLNVRATEAMVRLAREKKEKGGAAKAPEKSASVRDLESRLTQSLGAKVLVKDQGNKGEIVIPYADLDALDRLLEKLT, from the coding sequence GTGAGCCAAGACAAACGCCGCGCGCTCGGGCGTGGGCTCGACGCGCTCCTCCCCGCGGCGCAAGCCCCCGCCAAGGTCACCTCGGCCTACGGCGACAAGAGCGTCTTCTCGTGCGCGATCGACAAGCTCGTCCCCCAGAAGGGCCAGCCTCGCCGCCACTTCGACGGCGAGAAGCTCGACGAGCTCGCCGCGTCGATCCGCGAGCACGGGCTCATCGAGCCCATCGCCGTCCGGAGGGCCCCCGGCCAAGAGGGCGTCTTCGAGATCATCGCGGGAGAGCGCCGCTTCCGAGCGAGCCAGCGCGCCGGCCTGAAAGAGGTGCTGGTCGTCGTCAAGGACGTGTCTCCGAAGGCGGCGTTCGAGCTCGCGATCATCGAGAACGTGCAGCGCGAGGACCTGAACCCGGTGGAGCTCGCCGAGGCCCTCGAGCGCCTCGTGAAGGAGCACGGGTACACCCAAGAGAGCCTCGGGGAGCGGCTCGGGAAGAACCGTACGACCATCGCCAACTCGATGCGGCTCCTCAAGCTGCCCGTCGACGTGCGCGAGAAGATCGTCACCGGCGAGCTCTCCGAAGGCCACGGCCGCGCGCTCCTCGGCTGCGACGATCCGAAGCTGCTCGGTGAGCTCGCGCAGAAGGTCATTCGGGGGAAGCTCAACGTGCGCGCGACCGAGGCGATGGTCCGGCTCGCCCGCGAGAAGAAAGAGAAGGGCGGCGCGGCGAAGGCCCCCGAAAAGTCGGCCTCGGTGCGAGATCTCGAGAGCCGCCTGACGCAGAGCCTCGGCGCCAAGGTGCTCGTGAAGGACCAGGGCAACAAGGGCGAAATCGTCATTCCTTACGCGGACTTGGACGCGCTCGACCGCCTGCTCGAGAAGCTCACGTAG